In Formosa haliotis, the sequence TGCGAGAAAATTGCCGATTTATTATCTAACATCACTTCCGAACAAAAGAAAAATAAAAGCAATCGGATTAAAAAACCAGTAAACAATGACAGTATTTCATTAAATATTATTGATAGTAAAAAAATCAAAGAATCTGGAATTGATATTGAAATAGACTATTATGAGAAATATTCTGGATATTCGAATGCTACTTGCCTTTTAAATGAATATAAGTTTTCAGAATTTAAGGAAGTGAAAGACAGTATTTATTTCTACGGTATTGAGAAAAAATTTGGGAATAATAAAAAAGACACTACCAATGTTTCTTTTCAAAAAGGGAATATTAAGATAATTGCAGATGACAATGGAAAAATATTTCGTTTAGAAATTAGCGAACTTTTTAAAGACAATGCTACTAAATTTAAATACAAAAAAGGAACTAATGAACTGACTGAAAAAATTGAAAATAGTCCAGTAGTTTGCATTCGAACTTATTATCTAATTCCAAAAAATGAAATTTATGAATCTGAATTTTCTAATTATGGAATTTATAAACGTGTAAAATAAAGTACTGTGCCTAACATTGTGTATAATTCATTACTAGTAAAGGCTTACTTACGAAAATTCCGCTGGAATTTTCTATCCGTGATTATTTGCTAACTTTAGTGCCTAAACACGCAACGAAATCATACACTTTACCGTTGTGGCTAATACCAAAAAAAGTGATTTCTATTTAAAATGTTTAAATACACACCAATAAATTCATATTCTTTGCGAAATCTTCAGAACGGACAGATTTATTTCAACAGTCCGTTAAATTTCAATGACCCTTTTGATACTTTTCACCCAGCCAGAATAACTGAAATAGGTAATTCCAAATTCATTGAACTTTACTGCAAATCAAACAAACGTACATTCAATAAAAAGCATTTAATCGGAATTCTAGATAAAACTATTTCAAAGAAAGAATTCTACAACTTCTGCGAAGAACATATTGATTATATCTTCGATTTCGATAAAACCAATGAAAATCAATTATTTCATAATAAGACTGATTTTTTAAATCAACTCAAAAATGTAGAGGAAACAGAAAATGACTTCCTTGAGAATATTAGTCGGTTTTTTATGACCGTTAAGTCAAGACTTCAAAATACTATTCTCGAAACACTTTTTAATATTCGACAAGAGAAATTTGCAAAGATTGGTGTTTGTTGTTTTTCAAGAAATAACGATAACCTTTTAATGTGGTCTCATTATGCTGATAGTCATCAAGGTATTTGTCTGGAATTTGATACAGAATACGAACCTTTTTCAAAGGCATTTGATGTAGAATATCAAACTGAAATCCCTGATGTGAATTCTGACTTATTATTTGAGGAAGAGGATAATGCAGAGTGGACTTGCAACAAAAAACTGGACAATTAGTTGAATGACTATGCTGCTAGTTCATGATTATACATATCTAATTCAAATTCTCTAATACTTCTGTTTCCTAAAAAGGAATGTCTTCGTCTATTATTATACCATGTTTCTATCCATTCGAAGATAGATAACTCAGCTTCGGACCTTAGTTTATAGTTGTGTCTATATACCCATTCTACTTTTAATGATTTAAAAAAGGATTCTGCCACAGCGTTATCCCAACAGTTTCCTTTGCGACTCATAGATTGCTTGACTAACCCTTCATAGCTTTTAATAATAGAGGTAAACTTTTGGCTTGCATATTGTACACCTCTATCAGAATGAAAAATTAGAGGTTCTTGCAAGGTTGTGTTTTTAATAGCCATGTTCCAAGCTCTTACAATAGTGTTATCTGTAGTAAGATCTTTGCTTAAAGACCATCCAACCACTTTTCTATTAAATAAATCGATAATAACCGTAAGATACAGCCAACCTTGTTTGGTTTGAATATAAGTGAGGTCACTTACCCAAACTTGTTTTTCTCGATTAACATCAAAGCATTGGTTAAGCAAATTAGGAGCTATTGGATAATTATGATTACTATCTGTGGTTGTTTTAAATTTACGTTTTCGTTTAGCAAACAAATAATTAGCGCTCATAATACGGGCTACTCTAGGTTTAGACACCTTATAGCCTAATGCCTCCAATTCTGATTTTATCCTTGGAGAACCATAGCTTTGAAAACTCTTCTCAAATATGCTTCTAACAAGCGAGCTTATCTTTTGGTTTTCTATCCACAACTTACTTGGTCCTGATTGTAACCAGTGATAATAACCGCTTTTGCTTACCTTTAATACTTTGCACATCGCCTCAACAGGAAATTTTAATAGGTGTTGTTTTATAAACCTGTATTTTTCTTGTCGCTCACGGAGAAGATGCCAATCGCCTTTTTTAAGATATCACGCTCTAATTCGGCTTCTTTTAAAGCCTTTTTTAAACGATCTATCTCTTTCTCTTCATCTGTCATTTTAGGCTTACCCCGACCAGGAAAACTGTTTTTACCGTAATCTTTTAACTCTTTACGCCAACGATAAAGCACAGATGGAAATATGTCCAAGTCTTCACAGACTTGCTTTACATTGTCTTTGGCATAACTTAATTCTACTGCCTTTTGCTTAAACTCTAATGTGTAATGTTTCGGTTTACTTCTCATAATTGCTAAATTAATAACTAGAAAACAAATTCTCTCAACTTAGTGTCTAGTCTAATGTAGTAATTCCAGAGTCAATCAAAAAATTACTCTCTTTTAAGTCCATAGATTGGAAACACGAAGAAGAAATGAGAATTTTTCATCAAGAATCTAACAAAAGTTACTTCTATCCTATTCGTTCGCTAAAAGCAATTTATTTCGGCCTTAAAACAAATTCTAGTGATATCGAAATGATTTGCTCGCTTTTCAAATCTAAAAACCCTGACGTAAAGTTTTATCGAATGAAAAAGTTAGATAAAACTTTCGGAATCGTTCCGGAACAATTTCATTATAGCACAGTAATTGAAATTCAATCAAATCTGATTTTAATTATTTCTCATTTGTTTAGCAATAATGAATTTACTCAAGAACAGCTTGTATCGAAAGGAAAAGTCGAAATTCCAGAAGTGCAATTAAAGGCTCATTTAGAGGATTTAAAAAACAAGAATATTTTAATCAAACAGAACGAAAAATATAAATTGAATAGATAAAGTACTAGCCACAACAACGTGTAAGCGCAATAACGGCGGAATTTTCTGTAGAAAATTCTCGCCTTTTTGCTATCTTGTTTGTGTCAACGGAAAATACTCGCGTATTTTTCCGTTACTGACGCTTACACAAAACCGTTGCCAGTAATTTGAAAAAACAGCAGAATTTGAAAAAAACAGCATATTTAGATAATAATATTTTCGTTGACATTGAACAGAATTCATTGTCGATTAACAACTTGTTGAAAAATATTGACCAAAATATAACTGATTTTTTCTATTCAGCATCGCATCTTCAAGAAGCGAATGAAATGACTGCTAAAACAAAAAGCGAACTGA encodes:
- a CDS encoding DUF2971 domain-containing protein, giving the protein MRNLQNGQIYFNSPLNFNDPFDTFHPARITEIGNSKFIELYCKSNKRTFNKKHLIGILDKTISKKEFYNFCEEHIDYIFDFDKTNENQLFHNKTDFLNQLKNVEETENDFLENISRFFMTVKSRLQNTILETLFNIRQEKFAKIGVCCFSRNNDNLLMWSHYADSHQGICLEFDTEYEPFSKAFDVEYQTEIPDVNSDLLFEEEDNAEWTCNKKLDN
- a CDS encoding IS3 family transposase (programmed frameshift), which encodes MRSKPKHYTLEFKQKAVELSYAKDNVKQVCEDLDIFPSVLYRWRKELKDYGKNSFPGRGKPKMTDEEKEIDRLKKALKEAELERDNLKKGDWHLLRERQEKYRFIKQHLLKFPVEAMCKVLKVSKSGYYHWLQSGPSKLWIENQKISSLVRSIFEKSFQSYGSPRIKSELEALGYKVSKPRVARIMSANYLFAKRKRKFKTTTDSNHNYPIAPNLLNQCFDVNREKQVWVSDLTYIQTKQGWLYLTVIIDLFNRKVVGWSLSKDLTTDNTIVRAWNMAIKNTTLQEPLIFHSDRGVQYASQKFTSIIKSYEGLVKQSMSRKGNCWDNAVAESFFKSLKVEWVYRHNYKLRSEAELSIFEWIETWYNNRRRHSFLGNRSIREFELDMYNHELAA